One window from the genome of Deinococcus sp. NW-56 encodes:
- a CDS encoding flavin reductase family protein — translation MTSPAPDGIPPFEFRQTLGRFASGVTVITAADGEERRGMTASAFVSVSLTPPLILVSVDHRAQMHALLSRPEVERFGVSILSAAQRHLSDHFAGRPGPEEAVPWFTHEGLPLIGGSVAQLVCRKQEVIAAGDHTLYLGLVEYARYTDDDPLVYFRGQYHELV, via the coding sequence ATGACCTCTCCCGCTCCCGACGGTATTCCCCCCTTCGAGTTCCGGCAGACGCTGGGGCGTTTTGCCAGCGGCGTCACCGTCATCACGGCGGCGGATGGGGAGGAACGGCGGGGCATGACGGCGAGTGCGTTCGTGTCGGTGAGCCTGACCCCGCCGCTGATTCTGGTCAGCGTGGACCACCGCGCCCAGATGCACGCGCTGCTCTCGCGGCCCGAGGTGGAGCGCTTCGGCGTCAGCATCCTCTCGGCGGCGCAGCGCCACCTCAGTGACCACTTCGCCGGGCGGCCGGGTCCCGAGGAGGCGGTGCCGTGGTTCACCCACGAGGGCCTGCCCCTGATCGGCGGCAGCGTGGCGCAGCTCGTGTGCCGCAAGCAGGAGGTGATCGCGGCGGGTGACCATACCCTCTACCTTGGGCTGGTCGAGTACGCCCGCTACACCGACGACGACCCGCTGGTCTACTTCCGGGGCCAGTACCACGAGCTGGTCTGA
- a CDS encoding PaaI family thioesterase, which yields MTPPQTALHPDLQMPSPDELDALTPGDLAARMNGLFGTLAERLGIELLTASRERLSARMPVEGNRQPAGRLHGGASLALAEELASVGTWLNLDVRRQVGVGVDVSGTHVRGVSDGWVTAEATLAYRGRTVMVWTVEVRDERGRTTTLARCTCNVVTHGG from the coding sequence ATGACCCCTCCCCAGACGGCGCTGCACCCCGACCTCCAGATGCCCAGCCCCGACGAGCTGGACGCGCTGACGCCCGGGGACCTGGCCGCCCGTATGAATGGCCTGTTCGGCACGTTGGCTGAGCGGCTGGGCATCGAACTGCTGACCGCCTCGCGCGAGCGCCTGAGCGCCCGGATGCCGGTCGAGGGCAACCGCCAGCCCGCCGGACGGCTGCACGGCGGGGCCAGCCTCGCGCTCGCGGAAGAACTCGCCAGCGTGGGCACCTGGCTGAATCTGGACGTGCGGCGGCAGGTCGGCGTCGGCGTGGACGTGAGCGGCACCCATGTGCGCGGCGTGTCGGACGGCTGGGTCACCGCCGAGGCCACCCTGGCCTACCGGGGCCGCACGGTGATGGTCTGGACGGTGGAGGTGCGCGACGAGCGCGGCCGGACGACGACGCTGGCGCGGTGCACCTGCAACGTGGTCACGCACGGGGGCTAA
- a CDS encoding GTP-binding protein yields the protein MTPPESRPDDRIPVLVIGGFLGAGKTTLVNHLIRSLPHRLGVIVNEFGATGVDGGLIERLQDDVTELTAGCLCCTGRDDLLRALVTIGLREHRPDAVLVELSGVADPTPVLTTLLERSVRAAFRVTTLVAVVDARHVLTTLREHSEAARQLAYANVVVLNKTDLADPVRLDHAEDVLRSVNPLARVVRVERGQVDADALLARDDFDPRALEGAAPVAHTPGLTSFTLRSETPLDPYRWQRFLTDLILSRPAEVLRVKGTLSLLGYPHPVLFQAVRDLFTADAWEGEPGPSELVLIGRGLDRAEYEAAWAGCVAEG from the coding sequence ATGACCCCGCCCGAATCCCGCCCCGACGACCGCATTCCCGTCCTCGTGATCGGCGGCTTTCTGGGCGCGGGCAAGACCACGCTGGTCAACCACCTGATTCGATCGCTGCCCCACCGCCTCGGCGTGATCGTGAACGAGTTCGGGGCCACGGGCGTGGACGGCGGATTGATCGAGCGCCTTCAGGACGACGTGACCGAACTGACCGCCGGATGTCTGTGCTGCACGGGCCGGGACGATCTGCTGCGGGCGCTCGTGACCATCGGGCTGCGGGAGCACAGGCCCGACGCCGTGTTGGTGGAGCTGAGCGGGGTGGCGGACCCCACGCCCGTGCTGACCACCCTGCTGGAACGCTCCGTGCGGGCGGCCTTCCGGGTGACCACGCTGGTGGCGGTGGTGGACGCCCGGCACGTCCTGACCACCCTGCGCGAGCACTCCGAGGCGGCGCGGCAGCTCGCCTACGCCAACGTGGTCGTGCTGAACAAGACCGATCTCGCGGACCCGGTGCGCCTCGACCACGCCGAGGACGTGTTGCGCAGCGTCAACCCCCTCGCCCGCGTGGTGCGGGTGGAGCGCGGACAGGTGGACGCGGACGCCCTGCTCGCCCGCGACGACTTCGACCCCAGGGCACTAGAGGGAGCTGCGCCCGTGGCCCACACGCCGGGTCTGACTTCCTTCACCCTGCGCTCGGAGACGCCGCTGGACCCCTACCGCTGGCAGCGCTTCCTGACCGACCTGATTCTCTCGCGCCCCGCCGAGGTGCTGCGGGTCAAGGGCACGCTCTCGCTGCTGGGCTACCCGCACCCGGTGCTGTTTCAGGCGGTGCGCGACCTCTTCACCGCCGACGCCTGGGAGGGCGAGCCGGGACCGTCCGAACTCGTCTTGATCGGGCGGGGGCTGGACCGGGCGGAGTACGAGGCGGCGTGGGCGGGGTGCGTGGCGGAAGGCTGA
- a CDS encoding glycoside hydrolase family 10 protein: MKTFSPVRLALPLTLLLSVAVLPGAGATAPTPEPLPPVPAPVVPAPAPVDPVPPATPVEPAPVQPAPVTPAPVVPVIPAAPVASPLAPPVSAPVVPAPVVPVPVTVPLPPAQPAPISTVRGLWVDAFGPGLKTRQQVAQVVEDAARLGVNTLFVQAVRRGDCLCLRASVPPITDRDFEKNFDPLTIVTRLAHARGMRVIAWVSVTGGVNARVPNTSPRHVSRLHGPTAGANSWMSRRPDGSWQEGGDGWLDPAIPGAADHMVESVVSLVRNYPVDGVQLDRIRYPDGGAWGYDPKTLARYRAETGAKGTPAASDPRWQAWKREQVTALVRRISLEVKAVRPTAWVTAATITYGAPPAPGDLAAFRKSRTYTDVLQDWPTWMREGYLDLNVLMNYKRDTVGEQGEWLDGWNAFAASVRGRSEVAGGTALYLNTPAVTASQARRTVASGLGWVGYSYRTPTLDVYGTRQSTGQGLEAIRAALTAPGGALAGRVDWQVGPPTLRGLSGRIVGTAVLGGRAVEAVQGGRVVARTITDGGGHYGFLTLPAGPVEVRVSGQRWAEAVPEMGVVRLPDLLVRDAAPAPAASGKR; this comes from the coding sequence GTGAAGACCTTTTCCCCCGTGCGCCTTGCCCTGCCCCTGACCCTGCTGCTCTCGGTGGCGGTGCTCCCAGGGGCGGGGGCGACCGCGCCCACGCCCGAGCCTCTGCCGCCTGTCCCCGCGCCCGTGGTGCCCGCCCCAGCTCCGGTGGACCCCGTGCCCCCGGCGACGCCGGTTGAACCGGCCCCAGTGCAGCCCGCTCCCGTGACTCCGGCACCGGTGGTCCCGGTCATCCCAGCGGCGCCCGTGGCCTCGCCGCTGGCCCCGCCGGTGTCGGCGCCCGTCGTCCCGGCTCCCGTGGTGCCCGTCCCGGTGACGGTGCCGCTCCCGCCCGCCCAACCCGCGCCCATCAGCACCGTGCGCGGTCTGTGGGTGGACGCCTTTGGGCCGGGGCTCAAGACGAGGCAGCAGGTCGCGCAGGTCGTGGAGGACGCCGCGCGGCTGGGGGTCAACACCCTCTTCGTGCAGGCGGTGCGGCGGGGCGACTGCCTGTGCCTGCGGGCCAGCGTGCCGCCCATCACCGACCGGGACTTCGAGAAGAACTTCGACCCGCTGACCATCGTGACCCGGCTGGCGCACGCGCGGGGCATGCGGGTGATCGCCTGGGTCAGCGTGACGGGCGGGGTCAATGCCCGCGTGCCCAACACCAGCCCCCGGCACGTTTCGCGGCTGCATGGCCCCACCGCCGGGGCCAACTCGTGGATGTCCCGCCGTCCGGACGGCTCCTGGCAGGAGGGCGGGGACGGCTGGCTCGACCCGGCCATTCCCGGCGCCGCCGACCACATGGTCGAGTCGGTGGTCAGCCTCGTCCGCAACTACCCGGTCGACGGGGTGCAGCTCGACCGCATCCGCTACCCCGACGGCGGCGCGTGGGGCTACGACCCCAAGACGCTGGCCCGCTACCGCGCCGAGACGGGTGCGAAGGGGACTCCCGCCGCCTCTGACCCCCGCTGGCAGGCCTGGAAACGCGAGCAGGTCACGGCGCTCGTGCGCCGCATCAGCCTGGAGGTCAAGGCCGTGCGCCCGACCGCCTGGGTCACGGCCGCGACCATCACCTACGGGGCGCCGCCCGCGCCAGGCGACCTCGCGGCCTTCCGCAAGTCGCGCACCTACACCGACGTGTTGCAAGACTGGCCGACCTGGATGCGCGAGGGCTACCTCGACCTCAATGTCCTGATGAATTACAAGCGTGACACGGTGGGCGAGCAGGGCGAGTGGCTGGACGGCTGGAATGCCTTTGCCGCCAGCGTGCGCGGCCGTTCGGAGGTCGCGGGCGGTACGGCCCTGTACCTCAACACACCCGCCGTGACCGCCTCGCAGGCCCGGCGCACGGTCGCCTCCGGGCTGGGCTGGGTGGGCTATTCCTACCGCACGCCCACCCTGGACGTGTACGGCACCCGCCAGAGCACCGGGCAGGGGCTGGAGGCGATTCGCGCCGCCCTCACCGCGCCGGGGGGGGCGCTGGCGGGCCGGGTGGACTGGCAGGTGGGGCCGCCGACGCTGCGGGGCCTCTCGGGGCGGATCGTGGGAACCGCCGTGCTGGGCGGCCGGGCGGTGGAGGCGGTGCAGGGCGGCAGGGTCGTCGCCCGGACGATCACCGACGGCGGCGGACACTACGGCTTCCTCACGCTCCCCGCCGGGCCGGTCGAGGTGCGGGTCAGTGGGCAGCGGTGGGCCGAGGCGGTGCCGGAGATGGGCGTGGTGCGGCTGCCCGATCTGCTGGTGCGGGACGCGGCGCCTGCTCCGGCGGCGAGTGGAAAGCGGTAG
- a CDS encoding ABC transporter ATP-binding protein translates to MPPRPNPQSAGPATPGPGVTRRLYGLLTPYRRTVALGLLLLVGSVAAELYPPLVWIRVVDQGIPARDWTLIGGQLALLVGVFGLQQLLSAWRGLLLERAGQQLTLDLRLSVYRKLQGQSASYFETQRTGDLIARVTGDVDAIQDVLVRGTDAVLANALRLIGVVAIFIALQPLLGVLVTLPMLAVALMLRRYARTVRPAYRAARTRLGDLTALITDRLGGVRVVQGFAREAAEERRVAALAGELYTEQVKAVALRNRAFPLARFVANFGNVIMLGGGAWLILAGQFTLGGLLAYRGYGRYFYGPIDDLVNIGDLLQRAEASGRRVFEVLDAPVAVAERAGARPLPEPARGEVRFESVTFGYDPTRPVLRDVTLTIPAGQRVAVLGASGAGKSTLLSLVPRGHDPLEGRVLLDGVDVRDLTLESLRTHAVTMPQDTFLFHDTVLENVRYARPDAGDAEVEGALEAAYALDFVQALPQGLGTVVGERGVRLSGGQRQRLAIARTLLARPTVLLLDEPTSAVDAESEAVVVAALGRLMRGRTALIVTHRLSLARTSDRVLVLDGGRIVEDGPPDVLRARNGAYAALERAARGLDGTLPGEWPDDLPLPTEPVNAE, encoded by the coding sequence GTGCCCCCCCGCCCCAATCCCCAGAGCGCAGGCCCCGCCACGCCCGGCCCCGGCGTGACCCGCCGCCTCTACGGCCTGCTCACGCCCTACCGCCGCACGGTGGCGCTGGGCTTGCTCCTCCTCGTGGGCAGCGTGGCCGCCGAGCTGTACCCGCCGCTGGTGTGGATTCGGGTGGTCGACCAGGGGATTCCGGCCCGCGACTGGACCTTGATCGGGGGGCAGCTCGCCCTCCTGGTCGGCGTGTTCGGGCTGCAACAACTCCTCTCGGCGTGGCGCGGCCTGCTGCTGGAGCGGGCGGGGCAGCAGCTCACGCTGGACCTGCGCCTGAGTGTGTACCGCAAGCTTCAGGGCCAGTCCGCGAGCTATTTCGAGACGCAGCGCACCGGCGACCTGATCGCCCGCGTGACCGGGGACGTGGACGCGATTCAGGACGTGCTCGTGCGCGGGACGGACGCCGTGCTGGCGAACGCCCTGCGGCTGATCGGTGTGGTCGCCATCTTCATCGCGCTGCAACCCCTGCTCGGGGTGCTCGTCACGCTGCCCATGCTGGCCGTCGCGCTGATGCTGCGGCGCTACGCCCGCACGGTGCGGCCCGCCTACCGCGCGGCGCGGACCCGGCTGGGGGACTTGACGGCGCTGATCACCGACCGCCTGGGCGGGGTGCGGGTGGTGCAGGGCTTCGCGCGGGAGGCGGCGGAGGAACGCCGGGTCGCGGCGCTCGCGGGCGAGCTGTACACGGAGCAGGTGAAGGCCGTGGCGCTGCGCAACCGCGCCTTTCCGCTGGCCCGCTTCGTGGCGAACTTCGGCAACGTGATCATGCTGGGGGGCGGCGCGTGGCTGATTCTGGCCGGGCAGTTCACGTTGGGCGGGCTGCTGGCCTACCGGGGCTACGGGCGCTACTTCTACGGCCCGATTGACGACCTCGTGAATATCGGGGACCTCTTGCAACGCGCCGAGGCGAGCGGGCGGCGGGTCTTCGAGGTGCTCGACGCGCCCGTGGCGGTGGCCGAGCGTGCCGGTGCGCGGCCCCTCCCCGAACCCGCGCGGGGGGAAGTGCGCTTCGAGAGCGTGACCTTCGGCTACGACCCCACCCGCCCGGTGCTGCGGGACGTGACGCTGACTATCCCGGCGGGGCAGCGGGTGGCGGTGCTGGGAGCGTCGGGGGCAGGAAAAAGCACGCTGCTCTCGCTGGTTCCGCGTGGGCATGACCCACTGGAAGGCCGGGTTCTGCTGGACGGGGTGGACGTGCGCGACCTCACGCTGGAGAGCCTGCGCACCCACGCGGTCACCATGCCGCAGGACACCTTCCTCTTTCACGACACGGTGCTGGAAAACGTGCGCTACGCCCGCCCCGACGCTGGCGACGCGGAGGTCGAGGGGGCGCTGGAGGCCGCCTACGCGCTGGACTTCGTGCAGGCGCTCCCGCAGGGCTTAGGGACGGTGGTGGGCGAGCGCGGCGTGCGCCTCAGCGGAGGCCAGCGCCAGCGCCTCGCCATCGCGCGGACGCTGCTCGCGCGGCCCACCGTCCTCCTCCTTGACGAACCGACGAGCGCCGTGGACGCCGAGAGCGAGGCCGTCGTGGTGGCGGCCCTGGGGCGGCTGATGCGCGGGCGAACGGCCCTGATCGTGACCCACCGCCTCAGCCTCGCGCGGACCTCCGACCGGGTGCTCGTACTCGACGGGGGGCGCATCGTGGAGGACGGTCCACCCGACGTGTTGCGGGCACGGAATGGGGCCTATGCCGCGCTGGAGCGGGCCGCGCGGGGGTTGGACGGGACGCTGCCGGGCGAGTGGCCGGACGACCTGCCTCTGCCCACCGAACCCGTCAACGCGGAGTGA
- a CDS encoding type ISP restriction/modification enzyme gives MSVQLVRRFQKRLEDAVQFGGTRNETSVRGAFQGLLTEWAEAQSDPLRLVPEVGYRPPGQKNTVYPDGTLKDALQQPRGFWESKDEADTLDHEIEKKFARGYPKDNILFEDSRTAVLIQHGEEVRRVPMDDAEALAGLLTTFFAFEPPQVTEFRRAIEQFRAEMPHLLGVLREAIAAAGENPDYRRELGAFVELGREAIDPEFRARDAGEMLIQHILTGDLFRSVFDNAQYHEDNNIAQQLGRLADTFYKGQIKRDVTGRTKRYYGAINAAAAQIADHHEKQRFLKVLYENFYRAYNPAGADRLGIFYTPGEIVRFMVGATDALLDRHFGKALSDPGVEILDPATGTGTFITELIDYLPRNRLEHKYAHDLHCNELALLPYYIANLNIEATYAQKMGHYAEFRNIVLVDTLDNTGFGVSSAQESLFGGVSAENLERVKRQNARPLRVIIGNPPYRANQANENDNNKNRDYPQIDRRIKATYVAASRAQKTKLYDMYSRFLRWATDRLKDDGIVAFVMNRSFIDSRTFDGFRKVAADEYTHIYVIDLGGDVRANPKLSGPRHNVFAIQTGIAIAFLVKATPTRKRRADAPAQPAVIEYARRPEMDTARQKLDWLATTPFGDVDFERIRPDAKHNWIGQAEHGWEEFLPVADKQTKQAKVKGQEQAIFKLYSLGVVTNRDEWAYDLSPKNLESKISWLIEHYNSQIGSGYRPSEDSLAEIKWTRAVKADLSKGVRYTYDEAKILSALYRPYSRSLIYYDKNLNEVQYQNPQIFPDSSSKNQVILFNGANNVHWDPLASDRVVDLNCLYGGAQCLPLYRYSGGERIENITDYALKAFRDHYADPGITREDIFQYVYAVLHHPAYREKYALNLRQEFPRVPFYPEFGRWVAWGRELMGLHVGFETAAPYPLERVDVPPKGETPEARALAARGRLKVVRDAAKVPTGAIELDGLTTLRGVPPAAWSYRLGNRSALEWVLERHKETSPKDPTIREKFNTYRFADHKERVVDLLARVTTVSVETARILGEMPPETV, from the coding sequence ATGTCGGTGCAACTCGTCCGCAGGTTTCAGAAACGGCTCGAAGACGCCGTGCAGTTTGGCGGCACGCGCAACGAGACGAGCGTGCGCGGGGCCTTTCAGGGCCTGCTGACCGAGTGGGCCGAGGCCCAGAGCGATCCCCTGCGGCTGGTGCCGGAGGTGGGGTACCGTCCGCCCGGCCAGAAAAATACGGTCTACCCCGACGGCACCCTCAAAGACGCCCTGCAACAGCCGCGCGGCTTCTGGGAGAGCAAGGACGAGGCCGACACGCTGGACCATGAAATCGAGAAGAAGTTCGCCAGGGGCTACCCGAAGGACAACATCCTCTTTGAGGACAGCCGCACCGCCGTATTGATTCAGCACGGCGAGGAGGTCCGGCGCGTGCCGATGGACGACGCCGAGGCGCTCGCGGGGCTGCTGACCACCTTCTTCGCCTTCGAGCCGCCGCAGGTCACCGAGTTCCGGCGGGCCATCGAGCAGTTCCGGGCCGAGATGCCGCACCTGCTGGGCGTGTTGCGGGAGGCCATCGCCGCCGCCGGGGAGAACCCCGACTACCGGCGCGAGCTGGGCGCCTTTGTCGAGCTGGGGCGGGAAGCCATCGACCCCGAGTTCCGGGCCAGGGACGCGGGCGAGATGCTGATTCAGCACATCCTGACCGGGGACCTCTTTCGCAGCGTCTTCGACAACGCCCAGTACCACGAGGACAACAACATCGCCCAGCAGCTCGGGCGGCTGGCCGACACCTTTTACAAGGGCCAGATCAAGCGCGACGTGACCGGGCGCACGAAACGCTACTACGGCGCGATCAACGCCGCCGCCGCCCAGATTGCCGACCACCACGAGAAACAGCGTTTCCTGAAGGTGCTGTACGAGAACTTCTACCGCGCCTACAACCCCGCCGGGGCCGACCGCCTGGGCATCTTCTACACCCCCGGCGAGATCGTGCGCTTCATGGTGGGGGCCACCGACGCCCTGCTCGACCGCCACTTCGGCAAGGCGCTGAGTGACCCCGGCGTCGAGATTCTGGACCCCGCCACCGGCACGGGCACCTTTATCACCGAGCTGATCGACTACCTGCCCCGCAACAGGCTGGAACACAAGTACGCCCACGACCTGCACTGCAACGAACTGGCGCTGCTGCCCTATTACATCGCCAACCTGAATATCGAGGCCACCTACGCCCAGAAGATGGGCCACTACGCCGAGTTCCGCAACATCGTCCTCGTCGATACCCTCGACAACACGGGCTTCGGCGTCTCCAGCGCCCAGGAATCGCTGTTCGGCGGCGTCAGCGCCGAGAATTTGGAGCGGGTCAAGCGCCAGAACGCCCGCCCGCTGCGCGTCATCATCGGCAACCCGCCGTACCGCGCCAACCAGGCCAACGAGAACGACAACAACAAGAACCGCGACTACCCCCAGATCGACCGCCGCATCAAGGCCACCTACGTCGCCGCCAGCCGCGCCCAGAAAACCAAGCTGTACGACATGTACTCGCGCTTCCTGCGCTGGGCCACCGATAGGCTCAAGGACGACGGCATCGTCGCTTTCGTCATGAACCGCAGTTTTATCGACAGCCGCACCTTTGACGGCTTTCGCAAGGTCGCCGCCGACGAATACACCCACATCTACGTCATCGACCTCGGCGGCGACGTGCGGGCCAATCCCAAACTCAGCGGCCCCAGGCACAACGTCTTCGCCATTCAGACGGGCATCGCCATCGCCTTTCTGGTCAAGGCGACGCCCACCAGAAAGCGCCGCGCCGACGCCCCAGCGCAGCCCGCCGTGATCGAGTACGCCCGCCGCCCTGAGATGGACACCGCCCGCCAGAAGCTCGACTGGCTCGCCACCACCCCATTCGGAGACGTGGACTTCGAGCGCATCCGCCCCGACGCCAAGCACAACTGGATCGGGCAGGCCGAGCATGGCTGGGAGGAGTTCCTGCCTGTGGCGGATAAGCAAACGAAACAGGCCAAAGTCAAAGGGCAGGAGCAGGCGATTTTCAAGCTGTATTCGCTTGGCGTTGTTACCAACCGGGATGAATGGGCTTATGATCTAAGCCCGAAGAATCTTGAGAGTAAAATAAGTTGGCTTATAGAACACTACAATTCGCAGATTGGGAGTGGGTATAGGCCAAGTGAAGACAGTTTGGCTGAGATAAAGTGGACGCGAGCCGTTAAAGCCGACTTATCTAAAGGCGTAAGATATACTTACGACGAAGCTAAGATACTATCCGCGCTCTATAGGCCCTACTCGCGTTCGTTGATCTATTACGACAAAAACCTAAATGAAGTCCAGTATCAGAATCCTCAAATATTTCCAGACTCTAGTTCTAAGAACCAGGTTATCCTGTTCAACGGCGCTAATAACGTCCATTGGGACCCGCTGGCCTCTGATCGAGTTGTAGACCTGAACTGTCTCTATGGCGGCGCTCAATGCCTCCCCCTCTACCGCTACTCGGGCGGCGAGCGGATCGAAAACATCACCGACTACGCCCTGAAAGCCTTCCGCGACCACTACGCCGACCCTGGCATCACCCGTGAGGACATCTTTCAGTACGTCTACGCCGTCCTCCACCACCCGGCGTACCGCGAGAAATACGCGCTGAATCTGCGCCAGGAGTTCCCGCGTGTGCCCTTTTACCCGGAGTTCGGGCGCTGGGTGGCCTGGGGCCGCGAGCTGATGGGGCTGCATGTGGGCTTCGAGACGGCGGCCCCCTACCCGCTGGAGCGCGTGGACGTGCCGCCGAAAGGGGAGACGCCCGAGGCGCGGGCGCTGGCGGCGCGGGGACGGCTGAAGGTGGTGCGCGACGCGGCCAAGGTGCCGACCGGGGCGATTGAGCTGGACGGGCTGACGACCCTGCGCGGGGTGCCGCCTGCGGCGTGGAGCTACCGCCTGGGCAACCGCTCGGCGCTGGAATGGGTGCTGGAGCGCCACAAGGAGACGTCGCCCAAAGACCCGACCATCCGCGAGAAGTTCAATACCTACCGCTTTGCCGACCACAAGGAACGGGTGGTGGACCTGCTGGCCCGCGTGACGACCGTGAGTGTGGAGACGGCGCGGATTCTGGGGGAAATGCCGCCGGAGACGGTGTAG
- the dnaX gene encoding DNA polymerase III subunit gamma/tau, producing the protein MSAIYQRARPIRWDQVVGQEHVKDVLKTALEQGRVGHAYLFSGPRGVGKTTTARLIAMTANCTGPSPKPCGECESCLAVRAGSHPDVLEIDAASNNSVDDVRDLREKVSLAAMRGGKKIYILDEAHMMSRAAFNALLKTLEEPPGHVIFILATTEPEKIIPTILSRCQHYRFRRLTPEEIAGKLAGLAQREGMTAEPEALNLIGRLADGAMRDGESLLERMLAAGTAVTKAAVEDALGLPPGERVRGIAGALVLGDAATALQGAAQLYREGFAARTVVEGLVAAFADALHAELGLEGQALEGADVPRLLRLQAALDEQESRFARSADGLSLELALTHALLAADGGGGSAAPAGAAAVPALPADVTQRLSRLERELAELRSAGVRAAPAPTQEAPAPQPAARRSAPATPPPVQEVPASAAAPVPVQGNWADVTRQASMQLRAFLKPARMHAEPGYVSLSYDEKNAFHAKQIAAKFDEVAALVLKVFGPVTFELVAPEGGRRVRLGGGGDGPGPGGGGGGGLPRSPTPAPASPPPAQSAAPNPRADIPAFDPAPRPRATRGPDFAPVERAAPEKPVAQAAPQARAATATLDAPPPAPLRPAPPPSPDDVAPAPLAESGPAPWEDDHAADPPPPPEGAQGGDRVAPPGASRELYVVEEVTQEPNWDDIGGTVDGPPPSLEDAPFADVVPTRPAPTPRPSAPAPAPAQAAPSRPGDIRAHPLYEEIKGRFSGRVREIGKNRRVQAQAAAADGDAPDDEAEGAEAQT; encoded by the coding sequence GCCATGACGGCCAACTGCACCGGGCCGAGTCCGAAGCCCTGTGGCGAGTGCGAGAGCTGCCTCGCGGTGCGGGCGGGGTCGCACCCCGACGTGCTGGAGATTGACGCGGCCTCCAACAACTCGGTCGACGACGTGCGCGACCTGCGCGAGAAGGTCAGCCTCGCGGCCATGCGCGGCGGCAAGAAGATCTACATCCTCGACGAGGCGCACATGATGTCGAGGGCGGCTTTCAACGCCCTGCTCAAGACGCTGGAGGAGCCGCCCGGCCACGTCATCTTCATCCTGGCGACGACCGAGCCGGAAAAGATCATCCCGACCATTCTGTCGCGCTGCCAGCACTACCGCTTTCGCCGCCTGACGCCGGAGGAAATCGCGGGCAAGCTCGCGGGGCTGGCCCAGCGCGAGGGCATGACCGCCGAGCCGGAAGCCCTGAACCTGATCGGGCGGCTGGCCGACGGTGCCATGCGCGACGGCGAGAGCCTGCTGGAGCGGATGCTGGCGGCGGGCACGGCGGTGACGAAGGCGGCGGTGGAGGACGCGCTGGGCCTGCCCCCCGGCGAGCGGGTGCGCGGCATTGCGGGGGCTTTGGTGCTGGGGGATGCGGCGACGGCCCTCCAGGGTGCGGCGCAGCTCTACCGCGAGGGCTTCGCGGCGCGGACGGTGGTCGAAGGGCTGGTCGCGGCCTTCGCGGACGCCCTGCACGCCGAACTCGGGCTGGAGGGGCAGGCGCTGGAGGGCGCCGACGTGCCCCGGCTGCTGAGGCTGCAAGCCGCGCTGGACGAGCAGGAGTCGCGCTTTGCCCGATCGGCGGACGGCCTGAGCCTGGAACTGGCCCTGACCCATGCCCTCCTCGCGGCAGATGGGGGCGGGGGGAGCGCGGCCCCGGCTGGGGCAGCGGCGGTCCCTGCCCTCCCCGCCGACGTGACCCAGCGCCTGAGCCGCTTGGAGCGCGAGCTGGCCGAGTTGCGGAGTGCGGGGGTGCGGGCGGCCCCGGCGCCGACCCAGGAAGCTCCGGCCCCTCAGCCTGCCGCCCGGCGCTCGGCTCCAGCCACACCCCCGCCCGTTCAGGAGGTCCCCGCGTCCGCCGCAGCCCCTGTCCCTGTGCAGGGCAACTGGGCGGACGTGACCCGGCAGGCGTCCATGCAACTCCGGGCCTTCCTCAAACCTGCCCGGATGCACGCCGAGCCCGGCTACGTGAGCCTGAGCTACGACGAGAAAAATGCCTTCCACGCCAAGCAGATCGCCGCCAAATTTGACGAGGTGGCTGCGCTGGTGCTGAAGGTCTTCGGCCCGGTGACCTTCGAACTCGTCGCGCCGGAGGGCGGGCGGCGGGTGCGGCTGGGTGGCGGTGGGGACGGGCCAGGGCCGGGGGGCGGTGGGGGAGGGGGCCTGCCCCGGTCACCCACTCCAGCGCCTGCCTCACCGCCTCCGGCACAGTCCGCCGCGCCCAACCCCAGGGCCGACATTCCCGCCTTCGACCCCGCCCCCCGCCCCCGCGCCACACGGGGGCCGGACTTCGCCCCGGTGGAACGGGCGGCACCGGAGAAGCCCGTTGCTCAGGCCGCGCCCCAGGCCCGCGCCGCGACCGCCACCCTGGACGCCCCCCCACCCGCGCCCCTGCGCCCCGCCCCACCCCCCAGTCCCGACGACGTGGCGCCCGCGCCGCTCGCTGAGTCCGGTCCCGCCCCCTGGGAGGACGACCACGCCGCCGACCCGCCCCCCCCGCCCGAGGGCGCACAGGGTGGGGACCGGGTGGCCCCGCCGGGCGCGTCCCGCGAACTGTACGTCGTGGAGGAGGTGACCCAGGAACCCAACTGGGACGACATCGGCGGGACGGTGGATGGGCCGCCGCCCTCGCTGGAGGACGCCCCCTTCGCGGACGTGGTGCCCACGCGACCGGCGCCCACCCCGCGCCCCTCGGCTCCGGCGCCCGCGCCTGCTCAGGCTGCCCCCTCCCGCCCCGGCGACATCCGCGCCCACCCGCTGTACGAGGAGATCAAGGGCCGCTTTTCCGGCCGCGTGCGCGAGATCGGCAAGAACCGCCGTGTCCAGGCCCAGGCCGCCGCTGCCGACGGCGACGCCCCGGACGATGAGGCTGAGGGCGCCGAGGCCCAGACCTAG